From Triticum urartu cultivar G1812 chromosome 2, Tu2.1, whole genome shotgun sequence, a single genomic window includes:
- the LOC125536204 gene encoding calmodulin-binding transcription activator 2-like isoform X1 → MAEMHKYGLSNQPPDIPQILQEAQNRWLRPTEICQILSNYKKFSIAPEPPNRPPSGSLFLFDRKILRYFRKDGHIWRKKKDGKTVKEAHEKLKVGSVDVLHCYYAHGEENENFQRRTYWLLEEGFMNIVLVHYLEIKGGKQSFSRSKEAEDSPACSNSFASQSQVASQTMDAESPYSGQISEYEDAETDNSRASSRYHPFVEMQQPVDGVMMDNRLGAPAPSTSVNNLGYQDENQASTANISNNFVTHHGIASVFNDVGAGLRSGSKTALDSVHFGEPFPEYPTGFTEPTLYSSVTTMGSNNLDDNSRLETLMTEALYTNNLTQKETDALSAAGMTSSQVHNDSYTDGSMGYPLLKQSSLDLFKIEPNGLKKFDSFSKWMSDELAADLDIKSTSDAFWSSTETVNVADGSSMSIPMNEQLDAYVVSPSLSQDQLFSIIDVSPSWAYTGSQNKVLITGTFLTNKEHVENCKWSCMFGDVEVPVEVLADGSLRCYTPVHQSGRVPFYVTCSNRVACSEVREFEFHDSETQHMEAADPHITGINEMHLHIRLEKLLSLGPDDYEKYVMSGGNEKSELISTIGSLMLDDKFTNLSAPSDEEFSAAQDKNLEKSVKDKLYYWLIHKIHDDGKGPNVLGKEGQGVIHLVAALGYDWAIRPIIAAGVHVNFRDVRGWTALHWAASCGRERTVGALITNGAAAGALTDPTPHFLSGRTPADLASDNGHKGIAGFLAESALTSHLSALTLKEAKGCNVEEICGSIEADGFAEPSSAQLSRQDSQAESLKDSLSAVRKSTLAASKIFQAFRVESFHRKKVVEYGDDDCGLSDERTLSLVSLKNTKSGQNDMPHSAAVRIQNKFRGWKGRKEFMIIRQKIIKIQAHIRGHQVRRNYKKVVWSVGIVEKVILRWRRKGRGLRGFQPDKQLEGPSSQIQPAEGGSAEGEDEYDFLKDGRKQAEGRLQRSLARVKSMTQYPEAREQYSRLQACVTELQESKAIQDKMLSDAAGVGGGDFMVDLEDLCADELLDTPMSNIL, encoded by the exons ATGGCGGAGATGCACAAGTACGGGCTGTCCAACCAGCCCCCAG ATATCCCCCAGATACTGCAGGAAGCTCAGAATCGATGGCTGCGACCCACAGAAATCTGCCAAATACTGTCGAATTACAAGAAGTTCTCCATTGCGCCCGAGCCGCCAAACAGGCCTCCAA GTGGTTCACTATTTCTGTTTGACCGGAAAATATTGAGATACTTCAGAAAGGATGGACACATCTGGAGAAAGAAGAAGGATGGGAAGACagttaaggaagctcatgaaaaGCTGAAA GTTGGCAGTGTTGATGTACTTCATTGCTATTATGCCCATGGGGAAGAGAATGAGAACTTCCAGAGGCGGACCTATTGGTTGTTAGAAGA GGGTTTCATGAATATTGTTCTTGTGCACTATCTTGAAATCAAG GGTGGCAAACAAAGTTTCAGTCGTTCGAAAGAAGCTGAAGATAGTCCTGCTTGTTCAAACTCTTTTGCTAGTCAGAGCCAGGTAGCCTCCCAAACTATGGATGCTGAAAGCCCATATAGTGGACAGATTTCGGAATATGAAGATGCTGAAACAG ATAATTCTCGAGCAAGCTCCAGATACCACCCTTTCGTTGAGATGCAGCAGCCTGTGGATGGAGTCATGATGGATAATCGGTTGGGTGCTCCAGCTCCAAGTACTTCCGTAAATAATCTAG GTTATCAGGATGAAAATCAGGCTAGCACAGCTAACATAAGCAATAATTTTGTTACTCACCATGGCATAGCTAGTGTGTTCAATGATGTTGGAGCTGGATTGAGGAGTGGTTCCAAAACTGCACTCGATTCAGTGCACTTTGGTGAGCCCTTTCCAGAATATCCAACTGGATTCACGGAGCCGACACTCTATTCTTCTGTTACCACCATGGGGTCGAACAATCTGGATGATAACTCTCGCTTGGAAACATTGATGACTGAGGCACTGTACACCAACAACCTTACTCAAAAGGAAACGGATGCACTGAGTGCTGCAGGCATGACGTCCTCGCAG GTGCATAATGATAGCTATACAGATGGAAGCATGGGCTATCCACTATTAAAGCAGTCATCATTGGACCTCTTTAAGATTGAGCCCAATGGGTTGAAGAAATTTGACAGCTTCTCGAAATGGATGAGTGATGAACTTGCAGCTGATCTGGATATCAAATCCACTTCTGATGCTTTCTGGAGCAGTACTGAAACTGTAAATGTTGCTGATGGCTCTAGTATGAGTATACCTATGAACGAGCAGCTAGATGCATATGTGGTCAGCCCCTCGCTTTCCCAAGATCAGCTCTTCAGCATTATTGACGTTTCCCCAAGCTGGGCGTACACTGGCTCTCAAAATAAG GTCTTAATTACTGGTACATTCTTGACAAATAAAGAACATGTTGAAAATTGCAAGTGGTCATGTATGTTCGGGGATGTTGAAGTACCGGTTGAAGTTTTAGCAGATGGCTCCCTGCGCTGCTATACACCAGTACATCAATCTGGACGAGTTCCATTTTATGTGACATGCTCTAATAGGGTAGCTTGTAGTGAAGTAAGAGAATTCGAGTTTCATGATTCTGAGACCCAACATATGGAGGCAGCAGATCCCCATATTACTGGTATCAATGAAATGCATTTACATATCCGTCTTGAGAAGTTGCTTTCCCTGGGACCAGATGACTATGAGAAGTATGTTATGAGTGGTGGAAATGAGAAGTCCGAGTTAATCAGCACTATTGGTTCCCTGATGCTTGATGATAAATTTACAAACCTGTCAGCACCATCGGATGAAGAATTTTCTGCTGCACAGGACAAGAATCTTGAGAAATCGGTCAAAGATAAGCTATATTATTGGCTTATCCATAAGATACATGATGACGGGAAAGGTCCCAATGTGTTAGGCAAGGAAGGGCAAGGCGTGATCCATTTAGTAGCTGCACTTGGCTATGATTGGGCTATAAGACCAATTATTGCTGCAGGCGTACATGTGAACTTTAGGGATGTGCGTGGATGGACTGCGCTTCACTGGGCAGCGTCATGTGGAAG AGAGCGGACAGTTGGTGCCCTGATAACAAATGGAGCTGCAGCTGGTGCATTAACAGACCCAACTCCTCATTTCTTATCTGGAAGAACACCTGCTGATTTAGCATCAGACAATGGACACAAAGGCATTGCGGGTTTTCTTGCAGAGTCTGCCTTGACAAGTCATCTTTCAGCACTTACATTGAAAGAAGCAAAGGGTTGCAATGTGGAAGAAATTTGTGGATCAATTGAAGCCGATGGCTTTGCAGAACCAAGTTCTGCTCAGCTTTCTCGCCAAGATTCTCAGGCAGAGTCATTAAAAGATTCACTTAGTGCTGTTCGTAAATCAACTCTAGCTGCATCCAAAATATTTCAAGCTTTTAGGGTAGAGTCATTCCACAGAAAGAAGGTGGTTGAATATGGAGATGATGATTGCGGATTATCTGATGAGCGCACTCTTTCACTTGTTTCTCTTAAAAATACCAAATCTGGACAGAATGATATGCCGCATTCTGCTGCAGTTCGTATCCAAAACAAGTTTAGAGGATGGAAAGGGAGAAAGGAGTTTATGATTATTCGACAGAAAATCATCAAGATACAG GCTCATATAAGAGGACATCAAGTAAGGAGAAACTATAAGAAGGTAGTCTGGTCAGTAGGCATCGTGGAGAAAGTTATACTGAGGTGGAGGAGAAAGGGAAGGGGCTTGCGTGGTTTCCAACCTGACAAACAACTTGAAGGGCCGTCCTCGCAGATCCAACCTGCAGAAGGTGGATCTGCAGAAGGTGAAGATGAATACGACTTCTTGAAGGATGGCAGGAAGCAGGCTGAAGGCAGACTACAGAGGTCATTAGCTCGTGTGAAATCAATGACTCAATACCCAGAAGCAAGAGAACAATACAGTAGGCTGCAAGCCTGTGTTACAGAACTACAAGAGTCCAAG GCGATACAGGATAAGATGCTAAGCGATGCAGCTGGCGTCGGTGGAGGTGATTTCATGGTTGATTTGGAGGATTTGTGCGCGGATGAGCTTTTAGACACACCGATGTCCAATATTTTGTGA
- the LOC125536204 gene encoding calmodulin-binding transcription activator 2-like isoform X2 — translation MQQPVDGVMMDNRLGAPAPSTSVNNLGYQDENQASTANISNNFVTHHGIASVFNDVGAGLRSGSKTALDSVHFGEPFPEYPTGFTEPTLYSSVTTMGSNNLDDNSRLETLMTEALYTNNLTQKETDALSAAGMTSSQVHNDSYTDGSMGYPLLKQSSLDLFKIEPNGLKKFDSFSKWMSDELAADLDIKSTSDAFWSSTETVNVADGSSMSIPMNEQLDAYVVSPSLSQDQLFSIIDVSPSWAYTGSQNKVLITGTFLTNKEHVENCKWSCMFGDVEVPVEVLADGSLRCYTPVHQSGRVPFYVTCSNRVACSEVREFEFHDSETQHMEAADPHITGINEMHLHIRLEKLLSLGPDDYEKYVMSGGNEKSELISTIGSLMLDDKFTNLSAPSDEEFSAAQDKNLEKSVKDKLYYWLIHKIHDDGKGPNVLGKEGQGVIHLVAALGYDWAIRPIIAAGVHVNFRDVRGWTALHWAASCGRERTVGALITNGAAAGALTDPTPHFLSGRTPADLASDNGHKGIAGFLAESALTSHLSALTLKEAKGCNVEEICGSIEADGFAEPSSAQLSRQDSQAESLKDSLSAVRKSTLAASKIFQAFRVESFHRKKVVEYGDDDCGLSDERTLSLVSLKNTKSGQNDMPHSAAVRIQNKFRGWKGRKEFMIIRQKIIKIQAHIRGHQVRRNYKKVVWSVGIVEKVILRWRRKGRGLRGFQPDKQLEGPSSQIQPAEGGSAEGEDEYDFLKDGRKQAEGRLQRSLARVKSMTQYPEAREQYSRLQACVTELQESKAIQDKMLSDAAGVGGGDFMVDLEDLCADELLDTPMSNIL, via the exons ATGCAGCAGCCTGTGGATGGAGTCATGATGGATAATCGGTTGGGTGCTCCAGCTCCAAGTACTTCCGTAAATAATCTAG GTTATCAGGATGAAAATCAGGCTAGCACAGCTAACATAAGCAATAATTTTGTTACTCACCATGGCATAGCTAGTGTGTTCAATGATGTTGGAGCTGGATTGAGGAGTGGTTCCAAAACTGCACTCGATTCAGTGCACTTTGGTGAGCCCTTTCCAGAATATCCAACTGGATTCACGGAGCCGACACTCTATTCTTCTGTTACCACCATGGGGTCGAACAATCTGGATGATAACTCTCGCTTGGAAACATTGATGACTGAGGCACTGTACACCAACAACCTTACTCAAAAGGAAACGGATGCACTGAGTGCTGCAGGCATGACGTCCTCGCAG GTGCATAATGATAGCTATACAGATGGAAGCATGGGCTATCCACTATTAAAGCAGTCATCATTGGACCTCTTTAAGATTGAGCCCAATGGGTTGAAGAAATTTGACAGCTTCTCGAAATGGATGAGTGATGAACTTGCAGCTGATCTGGATATCAAATCCACTTCTGATGCTTTCTGGAGCAGTACTGAAACTGTAAATGTTGCTGATGGCTCTAGTATGAGTATACCTATGAACGAGCAGCTAGATGCATATGTGGTCAGCCCCTCGCTTTCCCAAGATCAGCTCTTCAGCATTATTGACGTTTCCCCAAGCTGGGCGTACACTGGCTCTCAAAATAAG GTCTTAATTACTGGTACATTCTTGACAAATAAAGAACATGTTGAAAATTGCAAGTGGTCATGTATGTTCGGGGATGTTGAAGTACCGGTTGAAGTTTTAGCAGATGGCTCCCTGCGCTGCTATACACCAGTACATCAATCTGGACGAGTTCCATTTTATGTGACATGCTCTAATAGGGTAGCTTGTAGTGAAGTAAGAGAATTCGAGTTTCATGATTCTGAGACCCAACATATGGAGGCAGCAGATCCCCATATTACTGGTATCAATGAAATGCATTTACATATCCGTCTTGAGAAGTTGCTTTCCCTGGGACCAGATGACTATGAGAAGTATGTTATGAGTGGTGGAAATGAGAAGTCCGAGTTAATCAGCACTATTGGTTCCCTGATGCTTGATGATAAATTTACAAACCTGTCAGCACCATCGGATGAAGAATTTTCTGCTGCACAGGACAAGAATCTTGAGAAATCGGTCAAAGATAAGCTATATTATTGGCTTATCCATAAGATACATGATGACGGGAAAGGTCCCAATGTGTTAGGCAAGGAAGGGCAAGGCGTGATCCATTTAGTAGCTGCACTTGGCTATGATTGGGCTATAAGACCAATTATTGCTGCAGGCGTACATGTGAACTTTAGGGATGTGCGTGGATGGACTGCGCTTCACTGGGCAGCGTCATGTGGAAG AGAGCGGACAGTTGGTGCCCTGATAACAAATGGAGCTGCAGCTGGTGCATTAACAGACCCAACTCCTCATTTCTTATCTGGAAGAACACCTGCTGATTTAGCATCAGACAATGGACACAAAGGCATTGCGGGTTTTCTTGCAGAGTCTGCCTTGACAAGTCATCTTTCAGCACTTACATTGAAAGAAGCAAAGGGTTGCAATGTGGAAGAAATTTGTGGATCAATTGAAGCCGATGGCTTTGCAGAACCAAGTTCTGCTCAGCTTTCTCGCCAAGATTCTCAGGCAGAGTCATTAAAAGATTCACTTAGTGCTGTTCGTAAATCAACTCTAGCTGCATCCAAAATATTTCAAGCTTTTAGGGTAGAGTCATTCCACAGAAAGAAGGTGGTTGAATATGGAGATGATGATTGCGGATTATCTGATGAGCGCACTCTTTCACTTGTTTCTCTTAAAAATACCAAATCTGGACAGAATGATATGCCGCATTCTGCTGCAGTTCGTATCCAAAACAAGTTTAGAGGATGGAAAGGGAGAAAGGAGTTTATGATTATTCGACAGAAAATCATCAAGATACAG GCTCATATAAGAGGACATCAAGTAAGGAGAAACTATAAGAAGGTAGTCTGGTCAGTAGGCATCGTGGAGAAAGTTATACTGAGGTGGAGGAGAAAGGGAAGGGGCTTGCGTGGTTTCCAACCTGACAAACAACTTGAAGGGCCGTCCTCGCAGATCCAACCTGCAGAAGGTGGATCTGCAGAAGGTGAAGATGAATACGACTTCTTGAAGGATGGCAGGAAGCAGGCTGAAGGCAGACTACAGAGGTCATTAGCTCGTGTGAAATCAATGACTCAATACCCAGAAGCAAGAGAACAATACAGTAGGCTGCAAGCCTGTGTTACAGAACTACAAGAGTCCAAG GCGATACAGGATAAGATGCTAAGCGATGCAGCTGGCGTCGGTGGAGGTGATTTCATGGTTGATTTGGAGGATTTGTGCGCGGATGAGCTTTTAGACACACCGATGTCCAATATTTTGTGA
- the LOC125536206 gene encoding multifunctional methyltransferase subunit TRM112 homolog A-like, producing MRLLTHNFLASNVKGVSTGYPLALEVAKTSIKEVELNVDFLRGILPKIDWRALFAATSAAGFPELLAAEQPPEAELFAEGAAAVEGSAIRRLHHALLEIHVEEGTLVCPDSGRSFPILKGVPNMLLHEDEVRH from the coding sequence ATGAGGCTCCTCACGCACAACTTCCTGGCGTCGAACGTGAAGGGCGTGAGCACGGGCTACCCGCTCGCGCTGGAGGTCGCCAAGACGTCCATCAAGGAGGTGGAGCTCAACGTCGACTTCCTCCGCGGGATCCTTCCCAAGATCGACTGGCGAGCGCTCTTCGCAGCCACCAGCGCCGCGGGGTTCCCGGAGCTCCTCGCCGCGGAGCAGCCGCCCGAGGCCGAGCTCTTCGCCGAGGGCGCCGCGGCGGTCGAGGGCAGCGCTATCCGCCGCCTCCACCACGCGCTCCTCGAGATCCACGTCGAGGAGGGCACCCTCGTCTGCCCCGACAGCGGCCGCTCCTTCCCCATCCTGAAGGGCGTCCCCAATATGCTTCTCCATGAGGACGAGGTGCGGCACTGA